Proteins found in one Nocardia brasiliensis ATCC 700358 genomic segment:
- a CDS encoding TetR/AcrR family transcriptional regulator yields the protein MTSHPDLLSGQAAVPAAPPERADAARNRAKVLAAAAELFATRDPRTVTMDDIAKAAGVGRGTLYRRYPDRNSIAVALLDEHERALQEQLIGGEPPLGPGAPPAERLAAFYVAMVEMLDAHADLVLGAETGGARFATGAYGFWSAHVRALLREAGIREPDALIDPLLAPLSAEVFQQQRGRGLSSARIAEALSRLAHAVLRPADD from the coding sequence ATGACCAGCCATCCGGACCTGCTCAGCGGGCAAGCGGCCGTCCCCGCCGCCCCACCGGAGCGCGCGGACGCCGCTCGCAATCGGGCCAAGGTGCTCGCCGCGGCGGCGGAGCTGTTCGCCACCCGCGACCCGCGCACGGTGACCATGGACGACATCGCGAAGGCGGCCGGCGTCGGCCGCGGCACGCTGTATCGGCGCTACCCCGACCGGAATTCGATCGCGGTCGCCCTGCTCGACGAGCACGAACGGGCATTGCAGGAGCAGCTGATCGGGGGCGAGCCGCCGCTGGGGCCCGGTGCGCCGCCCGCCGAACGGCTGGCCGCGTTCTACGTCGCGATGGTCGAAATGCTGGACGCACATGCCGATCTCGTGCTCGGCGCGGAGACCGGTGGGGCTCGCTTCGCGACCGGGGCGTACGGATTCTGGTCCGCACATGTGCGAGCGCTGTTGCGGGAGGCGGGGATTCGAGAGCCCGACGCGCTGATCGATCCGCTGCTGGCGCCGCTGTCGGCCGAGGTGTTCCAGCAGCAGCGCGGTCGCGGCCTCAGCTCCGCGCGGATCGCGGAAGCGCTGTCCCGGCTCGCGCACGCCGTGCTGCGCCCCGCGGACGACTGA
- a CDS encoding MFS transporter, which produces MRTRYLGLAVLCLAEVLVVIDNTIINIALPTLSRELGAGVSGLQWSVDAYTLTFAGFLLAAGNLGDRYGRRLVLFIGMAGFGVVSAIAASVDSLGALIAARAVLGVFAAAVFPATLALVTVLFTEKRERSIAVGLWAGVAGIAIACGPLVSGWLLAHFSWHSVFWINVPVAVLAFAGTVLWVPEAKADNPSRLDAVGLVLSVLGVTLLVWSIIEAPRHGWTAPVTLAGGAGAVLALAVFVWWQLRVPYPLLDVRLFTHRRFAIPAAAISVAFFALFGFVFFFTLYFQAIRGYSTLETGVRALPYALGVALTAPVGMWAGRRFGTAAPVVLGLAIFCGGFIVAAYSDEYTSYVGVILPVTLVMGAGLGLVQGPATELLMSNLAEADMGVGAAINDTTREIGGALGVAVIGSVLASNYSSAIRPRVEGAGLPPEAADAAVSSVVGGLEVARRIPIPELREQAYDAVRAAFSGAIFWTSMTAAIATGAGALLVAFGLPWREGRHDTAAAPLDVVGKR; this is translated from the coding sequence GTGAGGACCCGCTACCTCGGCCTGGCGGTGCTCTGCCTGGCCGAGGTGCTCGTGGTGATCGACAACACGATCATCAACATCGCCTTGCCGACCCTGAGCCGGGAGCTGGGCGCGGGCGTGAGCGGGCTGCAATGGTCGGTCGACGCCTACACCCTGACCTTCGCCGGATTCCTGCTAGCCGCAGGAAATTTGGGTGATCGATACGGACGCAGGCTGGTGCTGTTCATCGGCATGGCCGGCTTCGGGGTCGTCTCGGCGATCGCGGCCTCGGTGGACTCGCTCGGCGCGCTCATCGCGGCCAGAGCGGTGCTCGGCGTCTTCGCCGCGGCAGTGTTCCCCGCGACGCTCGCGCTGGTCACCGTCCTGTTCACGGAGAAGCGAGAACGTTCGATCGCGGTGGGGCTGTGGGCCGGGGTGGCGGGCATCGCGATCGCGTGCGGGCCGCTGGTCAGCGGTTGGCTGCTGGCGCATTTCAGCTGGCATTCGGTGTTCTGGATCAACGTGCCGGTGGCCGTGCTCGCCTTCGCCGGAACCGTCCTGTGGGTTCCGGAAGCCAAGGCAGACAACCCCTCTCGGCTCGACGCGGTCGGGCTCGTGCTCTCGGTGCTCGGCGTGACGTTGCTCGTCTGGTCGATCATCGAGGCGCCGCGGCACGGCTGGACCGCGCCGGTGACCCTGGCCGGTGGCGCGGGCGCGGTGCTCGCGCTGGCCGTGTTCGTCTGGTGGCAGTTGCGGGTGCCGTATCCGCTGCTCGACGTGCGCCTGTTCACCCACCGCCGCTTCGCCATTCCGGCGGCGGCGATCTCGGTGGCGTTCTTCGCGCTGTTCGGCTTCGTGTTCTTCTTCACACTGTATTTCCAAGCGATACGCGGATATTCGACGCTGGAGACGGGTGTGCGGGCGCTGCCGTACGCGCTGGGCGTCGCGCTGACCGCACCGGTGGGCATGTGGGCGGGCCGCCGCTTCGGTACCGCCGCACCGGTGGTGCTCGGTCTGGCCATTTTCTGCGGCGGGTTCATCGTGGCCGCCTACTCCGACGAGTACACCTCCTACGTCGGCGTGATCCTGCCGGTGACGCTGGTGATGGGCGCGGGACTCGGCCTGGTTCAGGGCCCCGCCACCGAATTGCTGATGTCCAACCTCGCGGAGGCGGACATGGGGGTCGGCGCCGCGATCAACGACACGACGCGCGAGATCGGCGGCGCGCTCGGCGTCGCGGTCATCGGGTCGGTGCTGGCCTCGAACTATTCGTCGGCGATCCGGCCGCGGGTGGAGGGCGCCGGCCTGCCGCCGGAGGCCGCCGACGCCGCGGTGTCCTCGGTGGTCGGTGGTTTGGAGGTGGCTCGGCGGATCCCGATCCCCGAGCTGCGGGAGCAGGCATATGACGCGGTGCGGGCGGCGTTCTCTGGTGCGATCTTCTGGACGTCGATGACGGCGGCGATCGCGACCGGGGCCGGTGCGCTGCTGGTTGCGTTCGGTTTGCCATGGCGCGAGGGCAGGCACGACACGGCGGCCGCACCGCTCGACGTGGTGGGCAAGCGCTGA
- a CDS encoding ABC transporter ATP-binding protein, with amino-acid sequence MRDSIVVTDGLTKRYGEHVAVDDVRMRVAAGEIYGFLGPNGAGKTTTLRMLVGLIRPSAGTATVAGHAPGAPAVVRRIGVLIEGPGFYPYLSGRDNLRVLAKYRGLGRDDLEDALDRVGLADRADDKFRTYSLGMKQRLGVGAALLGRPDLLILDEPTNGLDPQGMAEMRELITALAGDGHTVLLSSHMLSEVQEICDRVGVISHGKLLVESTVAELRGASSLLLRAEPMEVAFPAVRGVVGERAAILTASGIRIEGVDGTAPAVARAVIDAGADLLELRRDEKSLEEVFFEMTSGQ; translated from the coding sequence ATGAGAGATTCGATCGTGGTCACCGACGGGCTGACCAAACGCTACGGCGAACACGTCGCCGTCGACGACGTGCGCATGCGCGTGGCGGCCGGCGAGATCTACGGTTTTCTCGGGCCGAACGGCGCGGGCAAGACGACCACGCTGCGCATGCTGGTCGGGCTGATCCGGCCGAGCGCCGGCACCGCGACCGTGGCCGGGCACGCACCCGGTGCGCCGGCGGTGGTGCGCCGAATCGGTGTGCTCATCGAGGGGCCCGGCTTCTACCCGTACCTTTCCGGCCGGGACAACCTGCGGGTCTTGGCGAAATACCGTGGTCTCGGCCGCGACGACCTCGAGGACGCGCTGGACCGGGTCGGACTGGCCGACCGCGCGGACGACAAGTTCCGCACGTACTCGCTCGGCATGAAGCAGCGGCTCGGCGTCGGCGCGGCCCTGCTCGGCCGGCCGGATCTGCTGATCCTGGACGAGCCGACGAACGGCCTCGATCCGCAGGGCATGGCGGAGATGCGGGAACTGATCACCGCGCTGGCCGGCGACGGGCACACCGTACTGCTGTCGAGTCACATGCTCAGCGAGGTGCAGGAGATCTGCGATCGGGTCGGGGTGATCTCACACGGCAAGCTGCTCGTCGAATCCACTGTCGCCGAATTGCGCGGCGCCTCATCGCTTCTGCTGCGCGCCGAGCCGATGGAGGTGGCCTTCCCGGCCGTGCGCGGCGTGGTCGGCGAGCGGGCCGCGATCCTCACCGCGAGCGGCATCCGGATCGAGGGCGTCGACGGCACCGCGCCCGCGGTGGCGCGTGCGGTGATCGACGCGGGCGCCGACCTGCTGGAACTGCGACGCGACGAAAAGTCGCTGGAGGAAGTGTTTTTCGAGATGACGAGCGGACAATGA
- a CDS encoding OsmC family peroxiredoxin yields MPTRSARTAWTGSLQEGSGQVELTSSGVGKYDVSFPKRSAEEADGTTSPEELIAAAHSSCYAMALSAQIGNAGGTPESLDVSADVTLGPDPAGGFRISGIKLTVRGKVSGIDADAFAAAAEAAKAGCPVSKALAGVDHITLDAALA; encoded by the coding sequence ATGCCTACACGTAGCGCGCGTACTGCCTGGACCGGCTCTCTGCAGGAAGGCTCGGGGCAGGTCGAGCTGACCAGCTCGGGCGTCGGCAAGTACGACGTGTCGTTCCCGAAGCGTTCCGCCGAGGAGGCCGACGGCACCACCAGCCCGGAGGAGCTCATCGCGGCGGCGCACTCGTCCTGCTACGCGATGGCGTTGTCGGCCCAGATCGGCAATGCGGGCGGCACGCCGGAGAGCCTGGACGTCTCTGCCGACGTCACCCTCGGCCCCGACCCGGCCGGCGGCTTCCGGATCAGCGGCATCAAGCTGACCGTCCGCGGCAAGGTCTCCGGCATCGACGCCGACGCGTTCGCCGCCGCGGCCGAGGCCGCCAAGGCGGGCTGCCCGGTGAGCAAGGCGCTGGCGGGCGTCGACCACATCACCCTCGACGCCGCCCTGGCCTGA
- a CDS encoding ABC transporter permease codes for MTMKDLISSTRAEALRLRKWPAFWIILGTWILLNLTFSYLFNYLAYTSGESGRMSNGLPRELLLQQMLPAAVPGVFTQGMAMFGGALMLVLGALTTGSGYGWGTWKTVFTQGPSRINAVGGVLVSLLVVVLALVLTAFVVDIGVASLIGATQGQSLALPSLRQSALGVLTGVVILGMWTLAGALIGALARGPALAVGLGLVWVLVVENLLRGVAGIFAPIAVLTDHLPGTAAGSLAGAMRTVGAGTPGVLDILSRTEALIVLAIYIALFVAGTVYSMRRRDLV; via the coding sequence ATGACGATGAAAGACCTGATTTCGAGCACGCGGGCCGAGGCGCTGCGGCTGCGGAAGTGGCCCGCGTTCTGGATCATCCTCGGCACCTGGATCCTGCTGAATCTGACGTTCTCGTACCTGTTCAACTACCTCGCCTATACCTCGGGTGAGTCCGGCCGGATGTCGAACGGACTGCCCAGAGAGCTACTGCTGCAACAGATGCTGCCCGCCGCGGTGCCCGGCGTCTTCACCCAGGGCATGGCGATGTTCGGCGGTGCGCTGATGCTGGTGCTCGGCGCGCTGACCACCGGCAGCGGATATGGCTGGGGGACTTGGAAAACCGTGTTCACCCAGGGGCCTTCGCGGATCAACGCGGTGGGCGGCGTGCTGGTGAGCCTGCTGGTGGTGGTGCTCGCGCTGGTGCTCACCGCGTTCGTGGTGGACATCGGGGTGGCGTCGTTGATCGGTGCCACCCAGGGGCAGTCGCTCGCACTGCCTTCGCTGCGGCAGTCGGCGCTCGGGGTGCTCACCGGTGTCGTGATTCTCGGGATGTGGACGCTGGCGGGCGCGTTGATCGGGGCCCTCGCGCGCGGACCTGCGCTCGCGGTCGGTCTCGGGCTGGTGTGGGTACTGGTGGTGGAGAACCTGCTTCGCGGGGTGGCAGGCATCTTCGCGCCGATCGCGGTGCTCACCGATCACCTGCCCGGGACCGCCGCTGGGTCGCTGGCCGGCGCGATGCGGACGGTCGGGGCCGGGACGCCCGGCGTGCTCGACATTTTGTCCCGCACCGAAGCGCTGATCGTGCTGGCGATCTATATCGCGCTGTTCGTGGCGGGGACGGTGTATTCGATGCGCAGGCGCGACCTGGTGTGA
- a CDS encoding SDR family NAD(P)-dependent oxidoreductase encodes MQPSDRTARGAVVLTGASSGLGRAAAIHLARSGFTVFAGVRSKEAAKDLANESEHLIPLELDVTSAAAISAAREKVTETCGEQGLLGLVNNAGVCVSAPLECVSAEDLRYQLEVNVVGAMAMAQAFLPLLRAGRSAGGPVGRIVNVSSGVGRVASPFLGVYATSQFAKEGLSDSLRRELAAQSVSVSVIEPGAILTPIWDKVSDTAERILGESSPEVAAVYRKPFTAFVAMNDRRAKASRTKPDQFAAAVAHAMTAQRPKVRYRVGIDSWAATFASRLLPDSVLDTVLVKATAR; translated from the coding sequence ATGCAACCCAGTGATCGAACAGCGCGTGGTGCCGTCGTACTGACCGGAGCGTCGTCCGGTTTGGGTCGGGCCGCCGCAATTCATCTCGCACGCAGCGGATTCACAGTTTTCGCCGGTGTGCGATCGAAAGAAGCTGCGAAAGATTTGGCAAACGAATCCGAACACCTGATCCCGCTCGAACTGGATGTCACCTCGGCGGCGGCGATTTCGGCAGCCCGGGAAAAAGTCACCGAAACGTGTGGTGAACAAGGGCTGCTGGGCTTGGTGAACAATGCGGGCGTGTGCGTCTCGGCCCCGCTGGAATGCGTTTCCGCGGAAGACCTGCGCTATCAGCTCGAGGTGAACGTGGTGGGCGCGATGGCGATGGCGCAGGCATTCTTGCCGCTGCTGCGCGCGGGCCGGTCGGCGGGTGGCCCGGTGGGCCGGATCGTGAATGTCAGCTCCGGTGTCGGGCGGGTTGCCTCGCCGTTCCTGGGCGTCTACGCCACCTCGCAATTCGCCAAAGAGGGCCTGTCCGATTCGCTGCGCCGGGAGCTCGCCGCGCAGTCGGTGAGCGTGTCGGTGATCGAGCCGGGCGCCATTCTCACCCCGATCTGGGACAAGGTCTCCGACACCGCGGAGCGCATCCTCGGCGAGTCCTCGCCCGAGGTCGCGGCCGTCTACCGGAAGCCGTTCACCGCGTTCGTCGCGATGAACGACCGCCGCGCGAAAGCCAGCCGCACCAAACCGGACCAGTTCGCCGCCGCGGTGGCGCATGCGATGACCGCGCAGCGTCCCAAGGTGCGCTACCGGGTCGGTATCGACTCGTGGGCAGCGACTTTCGCCTCGCGCCTGCTGCCGGACAGCGTGCTCGACACGGTGCTCGTCAAGGCGACCGCTAGGTGA
- a CDS encoding LLM class flavin-dependent oxidoreductase, with the protein MKFAIVLIPRSGTEWVRSVQAAERQGYATILLPDTLDTPSPFPALAAAAAVTGTIRLRPNVLAGPLRNAAATVRETAALQLLSDGRFELGIGSGRPGASAEAEQLGLPWGSAAARRAQLADTVAAVRAAVDPAPSVIVAASGPRMLAAAAEFADRILLAAGPQVTEPELADMVRIVRDHTDRPIAFSHQLIGIGDRLPYWTSTRLGHTTGALRAAGAAGVLDADPAAAIETLETRREKYGIDEVIVPGEIADAFAPVLTHWSP; encoded by the coding sequence ATGAAATTCGCCATCGTCCTCATCCCGCGCTCCGGTACCGAGTGGGTCCGGTCCGTGCAAGCCGCCGAACGGCAGGGCTACGCGACGATCCTGCTGCCGGACACGCTCGACACCCCGTCGCCGTTCCCGGCGCTGGCCGCCGCGGCCGCCGTCACCGGCACCATCCGGCTGCGCCCGAACGTGCTCGCCGGACCACTGCGCAACGCCGCCGCTACCGTCCGGGAAACCGCGGCGCTGCAACTACTTTCGGATGGACGCTTCGAACTCGGCATCGGTTCCGGACGGCCCGGCGCGAGCGCCGAAGCCGAACAGCTCGGCCTGCCATGGGGATCCGCGGCAGCCCGGCGCGCACAGTTGGCCGACACGGTGGCCGCGGTCCGCGCGGCGGTCGATCCCGCGCCGTCGGTCATCGTGGCCGCCAGTGGCCCCCGGATGCTGGCCGCCGCAGCCGAATTCGCCGACCGGATCCTGCTCGCGGCGGGACCACAGGTCACCGAGCCGGAACTGGCCGACATGGTCCGTATCGTCCGCGACCACACCGACCGTCCGATTGCCTTCAGCCATCAGCTGATCGGCATCGGCGACCGGCTGCCCTACTGGACCAGCACCCGCCTCGGCCACACGACCGGCGCGTTGCGCGCAGCGGGCGCGGCGGGCGTCCTCGACGCCGATCCGGCCGCCGCCATCGAGACACTGGAAACTCGCCGCGAAAAGTACGGCATCGACGAGGTGATCGTCCCCGGTGAGATCGCGGACGCCTTCGCGCCGGTGCTCACACACTGGTCGCCCTAG
- a CDS encoding DMT family transporter: MNWVVLGLAGLVEIVWSQSIKPTENFTRPVPTVLCFVLGATAVYLLSRAMQTLPVGTAYAVFTGIGAVGAIGLGIVVHKDPFSAGRALALSMIIGGIVLARVTNPE, translated from the coding sequence ATGAACTGGGTCGTCCTCGGTCTCGCCGGACTGGTCGAGATCGTCTGGTCGCAGAGCATCAAACCGACGGAGAACTTCACCCGCCCGGTGCCGACCGTGCTCTGCTTCGTGCTCGGCGCGACCGCCGTCTACCTGCTCTCGCGCGCCATGCAGACGCTGCCCGTCGGCACCGCGTACGCCGTGTTCACCGGCATCGGCGCGGTCGGTGCCATCGGGCTGGGCATCGTGGTGCACAAGGACCCGTTCAGCGCGGGCCGCGCACTGGCGCTGTCGATGATCATCGGCGGGATCGTCCTGGCCCGGGTCACCAACCCGGAGTGA
- a CDS encoding sensor histidine kinase, which produces MTSRGSLGWDWGVALVVAALQIVGGTFANMRIGENSLGVIGYALLLAGPVALIWRRAHPVPVLLIALGACIAYLSLGYGYGPIFLSLIIAFLTAGSIGSRWWTYPLVPLGYLVLAWPVPELFGRGANVWQIFALMAWLVVLLCAAEGIRQRKVVLIARRQRAEAARRDEEAQRERRAGEERLAIARELHDVLAHSLSLINVQSSVALELFDKKPEQAATALDAIKTASRDALAEVHTLLHSIRSGGPVAGESDSEAAEFVQEPPAPNRRRPGRGWTTRNAGGSGRVPAEEHESGGASRESEADAPRPAAPRAPAPSIGDLDALLQRARAAGLAVDTKIIGTPQQLPSVIDVAGARIIQESLTNVVRHAPGAQASVTVRYAAQSVDITVDNSRPASATPKSGPGGGNGILGMRERTHALGGALTAGPRPSGGFRVAARLPLQPMEPSDRKPPVPRPEDTARPDNVRPIRPGDRTAGQPSADEVRP; this is translated from the coding sequence ATGACGAGTCGAGGCTCACTGGGCTGGGATTGGGGTGTGGCGCTCGTCGTCGCCGCGCTCCAGATCGTCGGCGGCACGTTCGCGAACATGAGAATCGGCGAGAATTCGCTCGGGGTAATCGGTTACGCGCTACTACTCGCCGGACCCGTCGCGCTGATCTGGCGACGCGCCCATCCGGTGCCGGTGCTGCTGATCGCGCTCGGCGCGTGCATCGCCTACCTGTCGCTCGGGTACGGCTACGGGCCGATCTTCCTGTCGCTGATCATCGCGTTCCTCACCGCGGGAAGCATCGGATCACGCTGGTGGACCTACCCGTTGGTGCCGCTCGGCTATCTGGTGCTGGCCTGGCCGGTGCCCGAACTGTTCGGGCGCGGCGCCAACGTCTGGCAGATCTTCGCCCTGATGGCGTGGCTGGTGGTGCTGCTGTGCGCCGCCGAGGGGATCCGGCAGCGCAAGGTCGTCCTGATCGCGCGCAGACAGCGCGCCGAGGCCGCCCGCCGCGACGAGGAGGCACAGCGGGAGCGGCGGGCCGGCGAGGAGCGGCTCGCGATCGCCCGCGAGCTGCACGACGTACTGGCGCACAGTCTTTCGCTGATCAATGTGCAATCGTCGGTCGCGCTGGAGCTGTTCGACAAGAAACCGGAACAGGCCGCGACCGCGCTCGACGCGATCAAGACGGCGAGCAGGGACGCACTGGCCGAAGTGCACACGCTGCTGCACTCGATTCGCTCCGGCGGTCCGGTCGCGGGCGAATCCGACAGCGAGGCAGCCGAATTCGTGCAAGAGCCGCCCGCACCGAATCGGCGGCGGCCGGGCCGCGGCTGGACCACCCGCAATGCCGGTGGCAGCGGACGGGTTCCGGCCGAGGAGCACGAATCCGGTGGTGCGAGCAGGGAATCGGAGGCGGACGCGCCGCGCCCGGCGGCACCGCGTGCTCCGGCACCGAGCATCGGCGACCTGGACGCGCTGCTGCAACGGGCGCGCGCGGCGGGACTCGCGGTGGACACCAAGATCATCGGAACGCCGCAGCAACTGCCCAGCGTGATCGACGTGGCAGGCGCGCGGATCATCCAGGAGTCGCTGACGAACGTAGTGCGCCACGCACCGGGCGCGCAGGCCTCGGTGACCGTGCGCTACGCGGCGCAATCGGTCGACATCACCGTCGACAATTCCCGGCCCGCGTCCGCCACCCCGAAATCGGGCCCCGGCGGCGGCAACGGCATCCTCGGCATGCGCGAGCGCACCCACGCGCTCGGCGGTGCGCTCACCGCGGGCCCCCGCCCGAGCGGCGGCTTCCGCGTCGCGGCCCGACTGCCCTTGCAGCCCATGGAACCGAGCGACCGCAAGCCGCCCGTCCCCCGCCCGGAAGACACCGCGCGCCCCGACAACGTCCGCCCGATCCGCCCCGGCGACCGAACCGCCGGTCAACCGAGCGCGGACGAGGTGCGCCCATGA
- a CDS encoding CbtA family protein has translation MPLNSHTAPPLTGSLKTLLLRGLLAGLIAGLLAATVGYFVGEPKVEAAIAIEEAATAPPAEHAHGAEPEATGGHSHGDEEEPLVSRAGQKAGQFLALGLAGLALGAIFASVAHFARRYTTLGGPALALGLGLGGWAAIVAVPFFKYPANPPAVGDPDTINERTLLWVAAVALGFVAVGAAVYAFKLLRAQPSTLRLIGGLAVFVLITALGYILLPGIDEVKTDFPASLLWQFRVASLAETATLWACLALGFAALTEFASRTDTPVREPVATAG, from the coding sequence GTGCCACTGAACTCCCACACTGCTCCTCCCCTCACCGGTTCCCTGAAAACCCTGCTGCTGCGTGGCCTGCTGGCCGGTCTCATCGCCGGTCTGCTCGCCGCCACGGTCGGTTACTTCGTCGGCGAACCGAAGGTCGAGGCGGCCATCGCCATCGAAGAGGCCGCTACCGCGCCGCCCGCCGAGCACGCGCACGGCGCCGAACCGGAAGCCACCGGCGGACATTCGCACGGCGACGAGGAAGAACCACTGGTCAGCCGCGCCGGGCAGAAGGCAGGCCAATTCCTGGCGCTCGGTCTGGCCGGGCTCGCGCTCGGCGCGATCTTCGCCTCGGTCGCGCACTTCGCGCGGCGCTACACCACCCTCGGCGGGCCGGCGCTCGCGCTCGGCCTCGGGCTCGGCGGCTGGGCCGCGATCGTGGCGGTGCCGTTCTTCAAATATCCGGCGAATCCGCCCGCGGTCGGTGATCCGGACACGATCAACGAACGCACCCTGCTGTGGGTGGCCGCCGTCGCGCTCGGCTTCGTTGCCGTCGGCGCGGCCGTCTACGCGTTCAAACTGCTGCGGGCGCAACCGAGTACGCTGCGGCTGATCGGCGGGCTCGCCGTTTTCGTACTGATCACCGCGCTGGGCTACATCCTGTTGCCCGGTATCGACGAGGTGAAGACGGACTTCCCGGCGAGTCTGCTGTGGCAGTTCCGGGTGGCTTCGCTCGCCGAGACGGCCACGCTGTGGGCCTGCCTGGCCCTCGGCTTCGCCGCGCTCACCGAATTCGCCTCGCGCACTGATACTCCGGTACGAGAGCCGGTCGCTACCGCGGGCTGA
- a CDS encoding FMN-dependent NADH-azoreductase yields MSSLLHLDASARTRSISREVSAAFAAAWQAQHPHGEYRYRDLAAEPVPFIDEAWTELCDLVLRQESTDLYALGDLVRSPAQAAAWEIVRPLLAEVLAADVILIGTPMYNYSIPASLKAWLDQVTFPRMSLGHSRFVVTTARGGSYVPGAPKAAYDYQERFLRDFFAGHFAVHDTVFVNAELANARQDPALAHLRDKHDESYTRALEAARDLAKEY; encoded by the coding sequence ATGAGCAGCTTGTTGCACCTGGACGCGAGCGCACGCACCCGTTCGATCAGCCGGGAGGTCAGCGCCGCGTTCGCCGCCGCATGGCAGGCGCAGCACCCGCACGGCGAGTACCGCTACCGGGATCTGGCGGCCGAGCCGGTCCCGTTCATCGACGAAGCGTGGACCGAGCTGTGCGATCTGGTGCTGCGGCAGGAAAGCACCGATCTCTATGCCCTGGGCGATCTGGTGCGCTCGCCCGCGCAAGCCGCCGCATGGGAGATCGTGCGACCGCTGCTGGCCGAGGTGCTCGCGGCGGACGTGATCCTGATCGGCACCCCGATGTACAACTACTCGATCCCCGCCTCGCTCAAGGCCTGGCTGGACCAGGTGACGTTCCCGCGAATGTCGTTGGGCCACAGCCGTTTCGTGGTGACCACCGCGCGCGGCGGCAGCTACGTGCCGGGCGCGCCCAAAGCCGCCTACGACTATCAGGAGCGTTTCCTGCGCGACTTCTTCGCGGGTCATTTCGCCGTGCACGACACGGTCTTCGTCAACGCCGAATTGGCCAACGCGCGCCAGGATCCGGCGCTGGCCCACCTGCGCGACAAGCACGACGAGTCCTACACCCGGGCCCTCGAGGCGGCGCGTGATCTGGCAAAGGAGTACTGA
- a CDS encoding response regulator transcription factor gives MSIRVLVADDQALVRGGFVALLAAQDGIEVVGEADNGEQAVRMTRSLTPDVVLMDIRMPILDGLAATRMIAEDPQLAAVRVVVLTTFELDEYVFEAMRAGATGFLVKHTEPADLVRAVRVVAAGDALLSPGVTRRLIAEFSAHAKTPPPATLSELTEREREVMVLVAEGLTNAEIGARLFMSPATARTHVSRILMKLGARDRTQLVVMAYESGLVRPGWQ, from the coding sequence ATGAGCATCCGGGTTTTGGTGGCCGACGATCAGGCGCTGGTGCGGGGTGGGTTCGTGGCGTTGCTCGCCGCGCAGGACGGGATCGAGGTGGTGGGGGAGGCGGACAACGGGGAACAGGCCGTGCGGATGACTCGCAGCCTGACGCCCGACGTGGTGCTGATGGACATCCGGATGCCGATTCTGGACGGTCTGGCCGCGACCCGCATGATCGCCGAGGATCCCCAGCTGGCCGCGGTGCGGGTGGTGGTGCTGACCACCTTCGAGCTGGACGAGTACGTCTTCGAGGCGATGCGCGCCGGCGCGACCGGCTTCCTGGTGAAGCACACCGAGCCCGCCGACCTGGTCCGGGCGGTGCGGGTGGTGGCGGCCGGGGACGCGCTGCTCTCCCCCGGCGTCACCCGGCGGTTGATCGCCGAATTCTCCGCGCACGCGAAAACCCCACCGCCCGCAACACTTTCCGAACTCACCGAGCGCGAGCGCGAGGTGATGGTGCTGGTCGCGGAGGGTCTCACCAACGCCGAGATCGGTGCGCGGCTGTTCATGAGCCCCGCCACCGCGCGCACGCACGTCAGCCGGATCCTGATGAAACTCGGCGCCCGCGACCGCACCCAGCTGGTGGTCATGGCCTACGAGTCCGGCCTGGTGCGGCCGGGCTGGCAGTAG
- a CDS encoding vWA domain-containing protein: MTNPDLTLIAVLLDRSGSMQSIKTDTEGGFAAFLEQQREVPKTIEVTLAQFDTEYECLYANKPLAEVPPLQLQPRGMTALYDAVGKLVTDIGTELSRRPEDQRPGTVIVVVLTDGHENSSREWSHAAVKSLIVQQREVYSWEFLFLGANMDAVEIGTGMGFDPGSSITYAAAPQGVSAVFRSASRYSARLQSAPGAPGRGFTDAERQEANPGS, encoded by the coding sequence ATGACAAATCCAGATCTGACCTTGATCGCTGTATTGCTGGACCGCTCCGGCTCGATGCAGTCGATCAAAACCGACACCGAGGGCGGTTTCGCCGCGTTCCTCGAGCAGCAGCGCGAAGTGCCGAAGACGATCGAGGTGACCCTCGCGCAGTTCGACACCGAATACGAATGTCTCTACGCGAACAAGCCGCTCGCCGAGGTTCCGCCGCTGCAGTTGCAACCCCGCGGGATGACCGCGCTCTACGACGCGGTCGGCAAGCTGGTCACCGATATCGGCACCGAGCTGTCGAGGCGCCCGGAAGATCAACGGCCGGGCACGGTCATCGTGGTCGTGCTCACCGACGGTCACGAGAACTCCAGCCGGGAATGGTCGCACGCGGCGGTGAAATCGCTGATCGTGCAGCAGCGCGAGGTGTACAGCTGGGAGTTCCTGTTCCTCGGCGCCAATATGGACGCGGTCGAGATCGGCACCGGCATGGGCTTCGATCCCGGCTCCTCGATCACCTACGCCGCTGCGCCGCAGGGTGTTTCGGCAGTCTTCCGCTCCGCGTCCCGCTACTCCGCGCGGTTGCAGAGCGCGCCGGGCGCGCCGGGGCGCGGCTTCACCGACGCCGAACGGCAGGAGGCGAACCCGGGCAGCTGA